A window of Pseudophryne corroboree isolate aPseCor3 chromosome 1, aPseCor3.hap2, whole genome shotgun sequence genomic DNA:
ggcgccattttctgtcacagctccgctggtcagaacggctcccaggtctctcccctgcactgcactacagaaacagggtaaaacagagagggggggcacattaatggctatatatatatatatattaaagcagctataagggagcacttaatataaggatatcccttgtatatatagcgctttgtggtgtgtgctggcagactctccctctgtctccccaaaagggctagtgggtcctgtcttcattagagcattccctgtgagtttgcggtgtgtgtcggtacgtggtgtcgacatgtatgaggacgatattggtgtggaggcggagcaattgccaaatatgcagatgtcaccccccagggggtcgacaccagaatggatgcctttatttgtggaattacgtgatggtttatcttcccttaaacagtcagttgaggacatgaggcggccggacaatcaattaatgcctgtccaggcgcctcaaacaccgtcaggggctgtaaaacgccctttgcctcagtcggtcgacacagacccagacacgggcactgattccagtgacgacggtagaaattcaaacgtattttccagtagggccacacgttatatgattttggcaatgaaggagacgttacatttagctgatactacagataccgtaaaacagggtattatgtatggtgtgaaaaaactacaaacagtttttcctgaatcagaagaattaaatgacgtgtgtgatgaagcgtgggttgctcctgataaaaagttgataatttcaaaaaagttattggcattataccctttcccgccagaggttagggcgcgctgggaaacaccccctaaggtggacaaggcgctcacacgcttatccaaacaagtggcgttaccctctcctgagacggccgcacttaaggatccatcagatagaaagatggaagttattcaaaagaatatatacacacatgcaggtgttatactacgaccagctatagcaactgcctggatgtgcagtgctggagtagtttggtcagaatccctgattgaaaatattgataccctagatagggacaatgttttactgtcgttagaacaaataaaggatgcatttatctatatgcgcgatgcacagagggatatttgcacactggcatctcgggtgagtgctatgtccatttcagccagaagagccttatggacacgacagtggacaggcgatgcggattcaaaacgtcacatggaggttttgccgtataaaggggaggagttatttggagttggtctatcagacttggtggccacggctactgccgggaaatccacttttttacctcaagtcactccccaacagagaaaggcaccgacctttcaaccgcagccttttcgctcctacaaaaataagagagcaaagggcttgtcgtacctgccacgaggcagaggaagagggaagagacaccaacaggcagctccttcccaggaacagaagccctccccggctcctgcaaaaacctcagcatgacgctggggcctctcaagcggactcggggacagtggggggccgtctcaaaaattacagcgcgcagtgggctcactcgcaggtagacccctggatcctgcagataatatctcaggggtacaggttggaattagagacggatcctcctcatcgtttcctgaagtctgccttaccaaccgtctcttccgaaagggagagggtgttggaagccattcacaagctgtacgctcagcaggtgatagtcaaagtacccctattacaacaaggaaaggggtattattccactctatttgtggtaccgaagccggatggctcggtaaggcctattctaaatctgaagtccttgaacctctacataaaaaagttcaagttcaagatggagtcactcagagcagtgatagcgaacctggaagaaggggactttatggtatccttggacatcaaggatgcgtatctacacgttccgatttaccccgcacaccaggggtacctcaggttcattgttcaaaactgtcactatcagtttcagacgctgccgttcggattgtccacggcgcctcgggtctttaccaaggtaatggccgagatgatgattcttcttcgaagaaaaggcgtattagttatcccatacttggacgatctcctaataagggcaaggtccagagaacagctggagacagctttagcactatctcaagaggtgctaagacaacacgggtggattctgaatattccaaaatcccatttaatcccgacaactcgtctgctgttcctaggaatgattctggacacggttcagaaaaaggttttccttccagaggaaaaagccaaggagttatccgatctggtcaggaacctcctaaaaccaggaaaagtgtcagtacatcaatgcacaagagtcctgggaaaaatggtggcttcttacgaagcaattccattcggcagattccatgcaagaatattccaaagggatctgttggacaaatggtcagggtcgcatctgcagatgcacctgcgaataaccctgtcaccaaagacaagggtgtcacttctgtggtggttgcagaaggctcacctattagaaggccgcagattcggcattcaggattggatcctggtgaccacggacgccagcctgagaggctggggagcagtcacacaaggaagaaacttccagggagtgtggtcgagcctggaaaagtctcttcacataaacattctggaactaagagcaatctacaatgctctaagccaggcggaacttctcctgcaaggaaagccggtgttgattcagtcggacaacatcacggcggtcgcccatgtaaacaggcagggcggcacaagaagcaggagtgcaatggcagaagctgccaagattcttcgctgggcggagaatcacgtgatagcactgtcagcagtgttcatcccgggcgtggacaactgggaagcagacttcctcagcagacacgatcttcatccgggagagtggggtctacatccagaagtcttcaacatgttaatagaccgttgggaaagaccaattgtagacatgatggcgtctcgcctcaacaagaaactggacaaatattgcgccaggtcaagagatccacaggcaatagctgtggacgcactggtaactccttgggtgtaccagtcagtgtatgtgtttcctcctctgccgctcataccaaaggtattgaagatcatacggcaaagaagagtaagaacaatactagtggttccggattggccgagaaggacttggtatccggaacttcaagagatgctcacggacgaaccgtggcctctacctctgagaagggacctgctacagcagggtccctgtctttttcaagacttaccgcggctgcgtttgacggcatggcggttgaacgccagatcctaaaagggaaaggcattccagaagaagtcattcctaccttgattaaggcacggaaggaagtcaccgtgaaacattatcaccgcatttggcgaaaatatgtagcgtggtgcgaggatcggagggttccgacggaggaattccaactgggtcgtttcctacatttcctgcaatcaggattatctatgggtctcaaattgggatccattaaggttcaaatttcggccctgtcaatattcttccaaaaagaattggcctctgtccctgaggtccagacttttgtcaagggagtactgcatatacagcctcctgtggtgcctccggtggcaccgtgggatctaaatgtagttttagatttcctcaaatcccattggtttgaaccattgaaaaaggtggatttgaaatatctcacattgaaagtgactatgttactagccctggcctctgccaggagagtatctgaattggcggctttatcttataaaagtccttatctaatcttccattcggatagggcagaactgcggactcgtccgcattttctccctaaagtggtatcagcatttcatctgaaccaacctattgtggtgcctgcggccactagcgacttggaggactccaagttgttggacgttgtcagagccttaaaaatatacattgcaaggacggctggagtcagaaaatctgactcgctgtttatattgtatgcacccaacaagttgggcgcacctgcttctaagcagtcgattgctcgttggatttgtaacacaattcaacttgcacattctgtggcaggcctgccacagcctaaaactgtaaaagcccactccacaaggaaggtgggctcatcttgggcggctgcccgaggggtctcggcattacaactctgccgagcagctacgtggtcgggggagaacacgtttgtaaaattttacaaatttgataccctggcaaaggaggacctggagttctctcattcggtgctgcagagtcatccgcactctcccgcccgtttgggagctttggtataatccccatggtcctttcaggaaccccagcatccacttaggacgatagagaaaataagaatttacttaccgataattctatttctcggagtccgtagtggatgctgggcgcccatcccaagtgcggattatctgcaatacttgtacatagttattgttaactaattcgggttattgttaaggagccatctttaagaggccctttctgttgtcatactgttaactgggtttagatcacaagttgtacggtgtgattggtgtggctggtatgagtcttacccgggattcaaaatgcctcccttattgtgtatgctcgtccgggcacagtacctaactggagtctggaggagggtcatagggggaggagccagtgcacaccacctgacctagtaaagctttacttttttgtgccctgtctcctgcggagccgctattccccatggtcctttcaggaaccccagcatccactacggactccgagaaatagaattatcggtaagtaaattcttatttttcattgcgatgcgatgaaaaataccgagcgaacaactcggaatgagggccaatatacgccaagttactaagcattcaagtttattgttttcgtgttttccgatgtcgaatccagtcggttttttttggcacatttacggccgtcattgtcatttgcatacgtgtttgtgttgtttttgctgggggggggttctaagttaaacgcggcaggggtttttttttcagcggccgcattttcacttttagtttcggttttcatccccgttcgtgattggttgtgtttcagatggtaggagtgtctgtgcgcaaccatataaatacgccccaaaccgtccgcacctcgtgggtttagttagtggtgaggagagaggttgtgcagtggagtttgttgagtagtgtttgtttggaggagtattttttgtgagttctgagtgttgtattgtgtttgaaagtagttttgtcattcttgttgtcttgtattttttggttttgtctcaatttttgtccaagtttttttttatttatagtcccttgtcagtgtgtgtgtgtgtgtgtgtgtgtgtgtgtgtgtgtgtgtgtgtgtgtgtgtgtgtgtgattagtgtagtggtagcggaggagtgttttgttttgtctttttttctgtgttaattgtttagtcacacaattatgtgtgactcagaggtggctgaggtgagtgaggtggagggtgttagtgagggggaggaggtcggtcaggtggaggaggtgagtgttagtgaggttagtgaggtggaggaggttggtgaggttgctgcagcagcctcaagtgacagtgatagtgacagtcagacagctccgcagccacgcaccactactaagactgggcggaatgtcaagtttagttatgcagaaaatgtggcattggttcgggagctgatgaagtatcagcggcagctatttgggcctgagtccgccaaggtgccaacacggaagaagacggtgttgtgggcgaaagtagttgctgctgtaaatagtgagggggtggtgaagcggacggaggacacgtgccgcaaatggtactatgacataaagcgacgtgtcaagtccaaaatggccaaggaggtgaagtcggctcgcaaaactggtggtggtccgccctttattgccacatatctggactatgaggagcccatgcggactataatccctccagaagtagtgtctgcaacccatgtccgggtttccgatcgccccaggaagcatggtgagcatgtgtatttgccttaacattctatgacattatttctggcttactgtatgttttaaatgtgtgtcatgtgacgttgcatattactcccatcttcaagtgtgcgtcatcaaatacatttttttgggtcatgtttcatacaaaagtcaatgtaacgtcttacttgcttgtatgtcatgtggtttttggacagtacattttccatgtgtagtttggacttggtgtgtcattgaattgtccagcaataatgttttacttttgcacattgtacattttgaaagttggactatgttttttaattcagttatccatgtgcaatgtttccaaatcagtggttgatatgttagaggctggagtagtgcaaagtgtctttgaaggcagttacatgtataatttcattagtactcaatgtaatattgtttaagtcaaggccactatttgctggttcattttgagtctgtatttgtacactgacacaacaactgcagacttagttaccttactttttttatttttttatttttattgccctcatattgtgttaatgtgtgtttggagtgccacatcacagacctatttctatatcacatctgtattttttttccttttatttgagaatgaagctgtgtgtgttttggcttgttagtgtatgtttttggaattgtgtcctatgtctgtgtcctgtatatgattccctgtgttgcactttccatagtgcatgtggctattggacaatgttttgggtttgttgttgtgctttttgtgtttaatgtccttatttttagattcataataaaacatccattttttaaagatgtaatgtttataagcataatgggtggatgtattaacaatagcatgaataaaaaaatttttttgggggggggatttacagtgttgaaaaaaagcagtactggtcgtcctacagtcactcccatcacatctgatgatgatgacgctgcggaagcaggtaaagtgtccattgtagtataggttaggtttgtatatgaatggccataacaaaatgtcactttcaatactaggtccatccaaagaagtcttaagcagcagaaggcgcacttctggaacacatcacaaaaaacatctgccagcaaagaaagcaaggtctgatgtccagggccaaccacagcaggctaccccgccacgaagattatctactgtttgttcggtgcccccactccaaattttggacacacctccaagacgacaaccacactcccctcatcttgattgtgagtaacaaactgtgataacaattaaaaatgtcagatctttaaaaaaccatttacttaaactcattaagtcaatacccatcaaaatctgctatacttacccaagtcagtaaaacatgaaatggaaaccaaacaaaatggcctacacaacatccagtaaagatatgtatgtccacttcagccatacagtagcacattgtgtggaagatgctgcaacagaaactcatgtgtaagctttgcaaatagtaaggttgttagaatcatttacacatgtgtgtttgtcctaacattgccaactgcatacaaaaacattactatgttttggttggagacactataaggcaacacattatggattacaatgtgtttttaggcaggagtatgtctgatgtaccatacaactcatgtgtttgctttcagaatgaagtaaccagacacatttgccacaaacaggcatatgtatgtatttaagtaatgagtgatgatgttgctaggccggatatctgaaagcaccagtccattacatgtgtttcatgtttagtgctttgtaccaatgtattaaacatatggataagtaacggataaatgtttttaatttcagcttctagtcctggtaccagcatccctccgcaacaaccgcaacacagtgacatggatgacacaatcatgttagaaatgcatccagtaagcaaaggaatcagccccccagcacctgtgagtactcccccacagcaaagcacaccaccaccccaacacagcccaacaacaccagtaacacaaggccctgatcaagtgttctggaccatttgggctagacagcaggccactaatgaagattgcctgcgtaggcatacccaaatgtttgcaagcctaccatctcatctcagacgaatcagcagaaatctgagtagacaaaatgaaacaaacacaagaattgcaaataccatggaaatcatacgtgcagacattacaaatgtcatgggcaacttacagcgcataatggaagaacagcacagacaacagcaaagctatataaacattttagaaagcaatcaaatgatcaatgaatccatgtccagaattgtagacaatcaaaatgctgcaacacgtgaactcaatgccaccctcactaacctcaatgaaacactcagatccctgcagcaacagcaaacaagcagcagttctggtacgactactccaaatgtaacgccagtgtcatcaccaccaaggcgctccaccagagcacaccaaattgacagtggtaaaggcaaaggccaggacaagcaaccacccaaataaacataaaaaaacacacccatttctttaaagagaagagaaaaaaaacacttaccaagtgtatgattaacagaatatatataacacttagctccttgacaatttgtacaacatcattcattataactggtacaaacaacaaaaggtattttgtacacacatttcttctttatcatctttgtattttttgttagcaggaaactgttgtttgagctgcacatagatgttagcatgcagaaagcagaccacttgatttttttctaatcattactctttctagattctaatcattctttgagccagaagacagactaattggcagccaggcagattgtcttaagcaggcagaaagcagaccacttgatttttttctaatcattactctttctagattctaatcattctttgagccagcagacagactaattggcagccaggcagattgtcttaagcaggcagaaagcagaccacttcatttttttctaatcattactctttctagattctaatcattctttgagccagcagacagactaattggcagccaggcagattcatccatgaccaatacaatttacaatgtgaattgtaactgttttacatttcttctctagacgaattgacaagaaaaacacaattgagttggctaaaagtgtcctaatatgttgggggtaatatttagataattcagtccgaaaatgactgacattattgttctgccatgtttgtgtgtgttaaaaataagtaatcagatttaaaaacatgatgcagaaacaacaacatttgaaatatttgaaagttgaacacaaatgtgtgtaataatggatatatgttgttaaatgtgtattgccttacaaatctacaagttttggccagcaaacataaggaaataaattattttgcatgagagaagtttgtgtcccttttataggcatcctaattcaggttagaatgatttgtaagtgtcaacacatgtaaacacagctgaaaaaagcaggtctatttttttgctacgttttttaacgaatcgcaaacaaatccgaccgcaattgagcactcagagactaacacccaaatacgaatgaatagtgaattcccgtattgtatgaaataacaggcgcgtttaactgatggtctattcattcgtatttgtgtactttgcctttcaaaccattacgaatgtcccaaacactgccgagatttgtgcttagggaattcccgtgttgggacttagtaaaaaaaacacaaattggacaaactcggatttttagcaaATACTGGCCAATGTGTCCGTTGAAACATGTAGGGGCAGGGCTTCGGATTTCTCATTATTAATTCTATAACCGGAGAGGTCCCCATATAAGGTCAGTTCCTTAAATAGATTAGGCAGGGAGATTATCGGATTGGTAAGTGTGAGaagaacgtcgtcggcaaagaggGAGAGTTTGTAGTGTGAATCCTTGACGGTGAAGCCCGAGAAGTCCGGGTTAAGTCGAATACGACATGCCAAGGGTTCTATTATTAAAGCAAATATAAGGGGTGATAGGGGGCAGCCTTGGCGTGTGCCGTTAGCAATGGGAAAAGAGTCCGAAAGGATGCCGTTTGTGAGGACCGACGTGGAGGGGTTGTGATAGAGTGCTGTAATGGCGTGGAGGAATTCACCTTGGAAACCAAAACTACGAAGGGTTTGAGTGAGAAACGCCCAGGAGattctatcaaaagccttttctgcGTCCAAAGCTAATAGCATAGAGGAGAGCTTGTTTACGTTAGCATGGTGAACCAGGGCAATAGTACGTCTGGTATTATCTAGAGCTTGACGGGAAGGAACAAAACCGACTTGTTCAGGATGTATTAGAGATGGGAGGAGCGGATTGAGATGCAAGGCCAATATTTTTGTGAAAAGTTTTAGGTCCATGTTTAAAAGGGATATGGGACGATAGTTAGAGACCAGTAGTCGATCCTTTCCTGGCTTGGGGATGACAGTGATTAAAGCTTTAGTGGTTTCGCTACGGAAACAATCACCGGCAAAAACTTTATTGAAAAGTGAAGTTAGGTGGGGAATAAGAGAGCTTCCAAATGTTTTGTAATATGCGAAAGGTAAGCCATCGGGGGCCGAGGCTTTGGACGGCTTTTGCAGCTGAAGAGCTGCAAGTACCTCCTTCTCTGAGATAGGACGGCACAATGCCTCGGAAGTGGGGCAGTCAAGTTTTGGCAAAGAGCATGAAGCTAAATAGTCTGGGGTGGGTATGCGTGCATCAGAAGCAGCGGAGTCAATGTCTGGGGAATTGTATAGTCGTGTGTAGTATTCCTGGAAGATAGAATTGATGTCCTAAGGGTTATAGTGAGTAGTGCCATTAGAGTCTTTAATCGATGCAATAGATGTGATAGCTTTACGAGCCTTCAATCTGTTTGCAAGGAGTGAGTCGGCCTTATTACTCTTTTCGTAGAAACGCTGATTAAGCCAACGGAGGAATTTCTCTATTTTTTTCTGTTAGGAGAGCATTTAGAGCAGCTTTGGCGGTGAATAGCTGTTTATAATTAGCATCTGTGGGATTTTTCTTATGAAGAGAGTCAAAGGTGTGGACTTGGTCAGTGAGAAAATTGAGAAGTAATTTGTGTTCCCTATTACGGTGCGAGGC
This region includes:
- the LOC134910745 gene encoding uncharacterized protein LOC134910745, yielding MDDTIMLEMHPVSKGISPPAPVSTPPQQSTPPPQHSPTTPVTQGPDQVFWTIWARQQATNEDCLRRHTQMFASLPSHLRRISRNLSRQNETNTRIANTMEIIRADITNVMGNLQRIMEEQHRQQQSYINILESNQMINESMSRIVDNQNAATRELNATLTNLNETLRSLQQQQTSSSSGTTTPNVTPVSSPPRRSTRAHQIDSGKGKGQDKQPPK